In Oceanobacillus sp. FSL K6-2867, one DNA window encodes the following:
- the guaD gene encoding guanine deaminase — protein MEKYTHIFHGTAFTSKSAKEVEQLADYLFCINEDGMIERMVAPTDSDYEKLLNTYEGAENFHRLADGQYLLPGFVDLHVHAPQWAQSGTALDLPLYDWLNTYTFPVESKFSDLDYAKDVYEDLVSTFLANGTTTALYFATVHKEASLLLAKICSEKGQRGLVGKVVMDDPAQNPDYYRDQDTQTALADTEEFILAVKDLAKSTKQGVYPVVTPRFIPSCTDDALKGLGELAAKYDTHIQSHCSESDWEHHYVRDRFEKNDAFALHDFGLLRDKSVMAHCNFLEDEDAELFAKTGTAIGHCPLSNAYFANGVIPIARFHEKGIDIGLGTDISAGSIPSIYDNARQAVVSSRMLEDGVDTALPANKRGVPDSRITINEAFYFATAGGGESLSLPVGRIEENYAWDVQIIDTKLPSAKLPIFNANEDLYDIFQKIMYLTRPENIREVWVQGERVHSRAN, from the coding sequence ATACGCATATATTTCATGGTACAGCTTTTACAAGTAAATCAGCGAAAGAAGTGGAGCAGCTGGCAGACTATCTTTTTTGCATTAATGAGGATGGAATGATTGAAAGAATGGTTGCACCAACAGATTCAGATTATGAAAAGCTGCTTAACACTTATGAAGGAGCAGAGAATTTCCATCGGTTAGCTGATGGTCAATATTTACTTCCAGGTTTTGTTGATTTACATGTCCATGCCCCACAATGGGCACAGTCAGGAACAGCGCTTGATTTGCCGCTTTATGATTGGTTAAATACATACACCTTCCCCGTAGAGTCCAAGTTTTCCGATTTAGATTATGCGAAGGACGTCTATGAAGATTTGGTCAGCACATTCCTTGCAAATGGTACAACGACTGCCCTTTATTTTGCAACCGTGCATAAGGAAGCTAGTTTGCTGCTCGCTAAAATTTGTTCTGAAAAAGGCCAACGTGGTCTAGTCGGTAAAGTTGTCATGGACGATCCTGCCCAAAATCCTGATTACTATAGGGATCAGGATACGCAAACCGCATTAGCCGATACGGAGGAATTTATTTTAGCTGTAAAAGACTTAGCTAAGTCAACAAAACAAGGGGTTTATCCTGTTGTAACTCCCCGGTTTATTCCGAGCTGTACCGATGATGCATTAAAGGGCCTAGGCGAATTAGCAGCAAAATATGATACACATATTCAATCACATTGCAGCGAAAGTGATTGGGAACACCATTATGTACGGGATCGTTTCGAGAAAAACGATGCCTTTGCATTACATGATTTTGGTCTTTTACGTGATAAATCGGTGATGGCACACTGTAACTTTCTGGAGGATGAGGACGCCGAATTATTTGCTAAAACAGGTACTGCGATCGGCCATTGTCCACTATCCAATGCATACTTTGCAAATGGTGTTATTCCGATTGCACGCTTTCACGAGAAAGGAATTGATATTGGATTAGGTACGGATATTTCTGCTGGTTCAATACCAAGTATTTATGATAATGCAAGACAAGCGGTTGTTTCGTCAAGGATGCTGGAGGATGGTGTAGATACTGCCCTTCCAGCAAATAAACGCGGGGTTCCAGATTCACGGATTACGATTAATGAAGCATTTTATTTCGCCACTGCTGGCGGAGGAGAAAGCTTAAGCTTACCAGTTGGCAGAATCGAGGAAAATTATGCATGGGATGTACAAATTATCGATACGAAGCTTCCATCTGCAAAACTGCCGATTTTTAATGCTAATGAAGATTTGTATGATATTTTCCAAAAAATCATGTACCTCACTCG